The following are encoded in a window of Pirellulales bacterium genomic DNA:
- a CDS encoding beta-ketoacyl synthase N-terminal-like domain-containing protein: MNSAVDIPNSHRPPREGIAVVGIGCRFPGGGRGPGGYWQMLRGGRDAVGDAPEWRGLGAGL, encoded by the coding sequence ATGAACTCGGCAGTCGACATTCCGAATTCGCATCGCCCGCCGCGTGAAGGGATAGCGGTGGTGGGGATAGGTTGCCGATTTCCGGGCGGTGGCCGCGGCCCTGGAGGGTACTGGCAGATGCTGCGTGGTGGCCGCGACGCTGTGGGGGATGCGCCGGAGTGGCGCGGCCTGGGTGCGGGATTG